The following coding sequences are from one Ignavibacteria bacterium window:
- a CDS encoding acetaldehyde dehydrogenase (acetylating) produces MQLDKDLQSIQEVRDLCSRAKEAQLEFKHYTQQQVDKIVKAMADAGYAAREKLAKMACEETGFGIIEDKITKNIFGSKHVYESIKDLKTVGIINSYENGKVLEIAEPMGVVAALIPSTNPTSTMIYKALISVKARNAIVASPHPASAKCTVETAKLLEEAAVKEGAPRGLIACLSTPTLEGTNELMKNRNVAVILATGSTPMVKAAYSAGKPAYGVGPGNVPAFIERTANYKKAVADIFYGTTFDNGVLCSSEQAIICDRPLREKVIEECKRIGGYFVNQEEKKMLEAVLVDKSGRINPEIVGRTASAIAQKAGFTVPANTRVLICELTTVGKIEPLSMEKLSPILAFYTEEGWLNGCHRCIELLEFGGVGHTLVIHSNDKDIIMKFAIEKPSFRILVNTVASLGAVGFTTALYPSLTLGPGTWGGSIISENVTAKHLLNYKKLAFEVNPINQDSGGSLNSFAGSSHISQSPSDKNATNWIQEVEERMRTRAGNPPIKDSYTYKKGEVPQPESGKILGTGISEDEIDKIIKEFKK; encoded by the coding sequence ATGCAGCTCGATAAAGACTTACAATCGATTCAAGAAGTTCGTGACCTTTGCAGCCGTGCTAAAGAAGCACAGCTCGAATTCAAACATTACACTCAACAGCAAGTTGATAAAATAGTTAAAGCTATGGCTGATGCTGGTTATGCAGCCAGAGAAAAACTTGCAAAAATGGCCTGTGAAGAAACCGGCTTCGGAATAATTGAAGATAAAATCACAAAAAACATTTTCGGTTCAAAGCACGTTTATGAATCGATAAAGGATTTAAAGACGGTCGGCATTATTAATTCCTACGAAAATGGGAAAGTTTTAGAAATTGCCGAACCGATGGGCGTGGTTGCCGCATTGATTCCATCAACAAATCCTACATCGACAATGATTTACAAAGCTTTGATTTCTGTGAAAGCAAGGAATGCAATTGTTGCATCTCCCCATCCTGCCTCGGCAAAGTGCACAGTCGAGACCGCCAAACTTCTCGAGGAGGCAGCAGTTAAAGAAGGCGCTCCTCGCGGATTGATCGCATGCCTTTCTACTCCAACTCTCGAAGGAACAAATGAATTAATGAAAAATCGAAACGTTGCAGTAATATTAGCTACAGGTTCAACTCCTATGGTAAAAGCCGCATACAGTGCAGGCAAACCGGCGTATGGTGTGGGACCCGGTAACGTACCGGCATTTATTGAGAGAACTGCAAATTACAAGAAGGCTGTCGCTGACATTTTTTACGGAACAACCTTCGATAATGGAGTGCTTTGTTCTTCGGAGCAGGCAATAATTTGCGACAGACCTTTACGAGAAAAAGTAATTGAAGAATGTAAACGTATAGGCGGTTACTTTGTAAATCAGGAAGAGAAGAAAATGCTGGAAGCTGTCCTTGTTGATAAATCTGGAAGAATAAATCCTGAGATCGTTGGACGAACAGCTTCTGCAATTGCACAAAAAGCTGGTTTCACTGTTCCTGCAAATACTCGAGTACTTATATGCGAATTAACTACAGTCGGAAAGATTGAACCGCTATCGATGGAAAAGCTTTCACCAATTTTAGCATTTTATACTGAAGAGGGTTGGCTGAATGGATGTCATCGCTGTATTGAGTTGTTGGAATTCGGCGGTGTTGGTCACACACTCGTGATTCACTCGAACGACAAAGATATTATTATGAAGTTTGCAATTGAAAAACCTTCGTTCAGAATTTTAGTTAATACTGTTGCATCTCTTGGCGCTGTCGGATTCACAACTGCTCTTTATCCATCATTGACATTAGGACCCGGAACTTGGGGAGGATCGATTATTTCTGAAAATGTTACAGCAAAACATCTGCTTAATTACAAAAAGCTTGCATTCGAGGTCAATCCGATTAACCAAGATTCTGGGGGAAGTCTGAATTCGTTTGCTGGCTCCTCGCACATTTCACAATCTCCTTCTGATAAAAATGCTACAAATTGGATCCAGGAAGTAGAGGAACGGATGCGGACGCGAGCAGGCAATCCGCCTATCAAAGATTCGTACACATATAAAAAAGGAGAGGTTCCTCAACCTGAATCTGGCAAAATTCTTGGAACAGGAATAAGTGAAGATGAAATTGATAAAATCATTAAAGAGTTCAAGAAATAA
- a CDS encoding ABC transporter substrate-binding protein, whose product MNQKILRVGHSPDPDDAFMFYGLAFDYVKIDNYKIEHVLEDIQSLNIRAMKGELEVTAISAHTFPYVADKYYVMRTGSSMGIGYGPLIVSRKYFSIAELKGKKVAHPGELTTATLLTKIYINDIQLHAYPFDEILSAIEKDEVDAGVIIHEGQITYQNLGFKKILDFGELWKEETGLPLPLGLDVVRKDLGHETAVKISSGLKTSIEYGYKNLQDAVTYALKFGRGLSFELGEKFIKMYVNELTIDMGDEGKKALDLLFQKAFEKGLIKYKIDFELV is encoded by the coding sequence ATGAATCAAAAAATACTTCGAGTTGGACATAGTCCCGATCCTGACGACGCTTTTATGTTTTACGGTCTAGCGTTCGACTATGTAAAAATAGACAATTATAAAATTGAACACGTTCTGGAAGACATTCAATCACTTAATATTCGTGCAATGAAAGGCGAATTGGAAGTCACAGCGATTTCTGCGCACACTTTTCCTTATGTGGCGGATAAATATTACGTTATGCGAACAGGTTCAAGCATGGGGATTGGCTATGGCCCGCTCATTGTATCAAGAAAATATTTCTCCATTGCGGAACTCAAAGGGAAGAAAGTCGCTCACCCGGGAGAGCTTACTACTGCAACTCTCCTCACTAAAATTTATATCAATGATATTCAATTACACGCTTATCCATTCGATGAAATTTTATCGGCGATTGAAAAAGATGAAGTTGATGCAGGTGTAATAATTCATGAGGGACAAATAACTTATCAGAATCTTGGTTTCAAAAAAATTCTTGATTTTGGAGAATTGTGGAAAGAAGAAACCGGACTTCCGCTCCCCCTCGGACTCGATGTTGTTCGTAAAGATCTCGGTCATGAAACTGCAGTTAAAATTTCAAGCGGATTAAAAACATCTATAGAGTACGGATACAAAAACTTGCAGGACGCTGTAACCTATGCTCTAAAGTTTGGCAGAGGTCTAAGCTTTGAGCTTGGCGAAAAATTTATAAAAATGTACGTAAATGAACTTACAATCGATATGGGAGATGAAGGGAAAAAAGCTTTGGACTTACTTTTCCAGAAAGCTTTTGAGAAAGGATTGATCAAATATAAAATCGATTTTGAGCTTGTCTAA
- the aroA gene encoding 3-phosphoshikimate 1-carboxyvinyltransferase, with product MYVFTPPPSKSLTNRALILAALAEGKSVIENFADCDDTKLMVKALRKLGIKIIKKNNVVEVIGLAGSFSRTGLTISCGNAGTTFRFLTALLALNNGTITLDGSKRMRQRPIGNLVKSLKQAGIRITSNKNFPPLKIYKSKVIGGRISINSSESSQFLSALLMILPFMRKNTEIHVEGELVSKPYVDMTLEMQKQFGVNVRNIEYKKFVLAEKNFYGATKITIEPDASSASYFFATAAVAKKKITIHGLTKESNQADIKFIGVLKRMGCKIEIRNSEIVLTGKRLKGISIDLNSSPDIVQTLAVTACFAKGKTKIRNVANLRLKETDRLKALSTELRKIGAYVNETEDGLEITPGKLRAAEISTYNDHRMAMSFAIAKLVNPKIKILNKNCVKKSFPNFWNEFSNMKRIYKL from the coding sequence ATGTACGTTTTCACTCCTCCACCTTCTAAAAGTCTAACGAACAGAGCACTGATTTTGGCTGCACTTGCCGAAGGCAAAAGTGTGATTGAGAATTTTGCTGATTGTGACGATACGAAACTTATGGTAAAAGCTCTTCGGAAGCTTGGCATTAAAATAATTAAAAAAAATAATGTGGTTGAAGTTATTGGACTTGCTGGAAGTTTTTCTCGAACAGGATTAACAATTTCCTGTGGCAATGCAGGAACAACATTCAGATTTTTAACCGCACTTCTTGCTTTGAATAATGGGACTATAACTCTAGATGGTTCGAAGCGAATGCGTCAAAGACCAATTGGAAATCTTGTGAAATCACTTAAGCAAGCAGGAATAAGAATAACTTCTAATAAAAACTTTCCTCCTCTCAAGATTTACAAAAGTAAAGTGATTGGGGGAAGAATAAGTATCAATTCCTCAGAAAGCAGTCAATTTCTCTCTGCCTTGTTAATGATTTTGCCATTTATGAGAAAAAATACTGAGATTCATGTTGAAGGAGAATTGGTCTCAAAGCCTTATGTTGATATGACGCTCGAAATGCAGAAGCAGTTCGGAGTGAATGTTAGAAATATTGAGTATAAAAAATTTGTTCTTGCCGAGAAAAATTTTTACGGCGCGACAAAAATTACAATTGAGCCCGATGCGTCATCTGCTTCGTATTTTTTTGCTACGGCTGCAGTCGCAAAAAAGAAAATTACGATTCATGGATTGACAAAAGAATCAAATCAGGCGGATATCAAGTTTATTGGTGTTTTAAAAAGAATGGGTTGTAAAATAGAAATTCGTAATTCAGAAATTGTACTGACAGGGAAAAGGCTGAAAGGAATATCTATTGATTTAAATTCATCGCCGGATATTGTTCAAACTCTTGCTGTTACAGCCTGTTTTGCGAAGGGAAAAACTAAAATTCGGAACGTGGCTAATCTAAGGCTTAAAGAGACGGATCGCTTAAAAGCACTTTCGACTGAATTGAGAAAAATTGGCGCTTATGTAAATGAAACTGAAGATGGTTTAGAAATCACACCAGGAAAACTTCGAGCAGCAGAAATTTCAACATACAATGACCATAGAATGGCAATGAGTTTTGCGATAGCCAAATTGGTTAATCCGAAAATTAAAATTCTGAATAAAAACTGTGTAAAAAAATCTTTTCCGAATTTCTGGAATGAATTCAGTAATATGAAAAGGATTTATAAACTATGA
- a CDS encoding shikimate kinase, which translates to MNIVLIGFRGAGKSSLADILSKKLSMRVISSDALIEEHEEKSIQEIVEKNGWEYFRDVESAVIEKISDEDESVIDTGGGVVENPLNIDHLRVRGFIVYVSASLKDIKNRIIHDSTRPKLNPLLNTEDDIVFAYNRRNPLYEEFMDFRVNTSTHTIEECAAQIIKEIEK; encoded by the coding sequence ATGAACATTGTTTTGATTGGTTTCCGAGGCGCAGGAAAATCTTCACTTGCTGATATTCTTTCAAAAAAACTCTCAATGAGGGTAATAAGCAGTGATGCATTAATCGAAGAGCATGAAGAAAAATCAATTCAAGAAATCGTTGAAAAAAATGGATGGGAATATTTCCGGGATGTTGAGTCTGCTGTAATTGAAAAGATTTCTGATGAAGATGAATCAGTAATTGATACAGGCGGAGGAGTAGTTGAGAATCCGCTTAACATCGATCACCTTAGGGTTCGGGGATTTATTGTTTACGTTTCTGCCAGTTTGAAAGATATCAAAAACAGAATAATTCATGATTCAACTCGGCCAAAGCTCAATCCACTGTTAAATACTGAAGATGACATTGTGTTTGCGTACAACCGGAGGAACCCACTATACGAAGAGTTTATGGATTTTCGTGTTAATACTTCGACACATACCATTGAGGAATGTGCGGCACAAATAATTAAAGAGATTGAAAAATAA
- a CDS encoding type I 3-dehydroquinate dehydratase has product MLVISAAPKNYFDYKSAVKKAKKYSADLIEVRIENIDPAVFKKILKDKTIEKIVTFRKEKVSGAALTRMRELYSIAFSSGAEYIDIDFSWGKEIIDDLISNSRKSKIILSYHDFQRTPRLAELKVILGRMEKIIAHSYKISVQANKMEDNARIFHLLESVQSKKIKLTAHCMGELGKVSRILGKKYGTYLTYSSIDDETTTAAGQLPVETIAEYLNYHKLNRKTKVYGIIGNPLKQSKSWIFHNYGFSMNNFNGVYVNFLTDNVQSFAKTFAGLVDGVSITIPHKEKILSLSKQVSDLVGSIGSANTALFAHENIIFYNTDYLAAKKFICENSYLQNKNVLIIGAGGTARAFIFAMKEFNNNVYVTNRTIQKSKQLAQEFDVFLLENIKQKEVNFDVVVNATPGDNEYLLSTFKGVLKTGSVKLTMDVALNPFDSKFILLAERHNCKVINGFDFFLEQALIQFKLFTKSNLSRNQMRKYLLRNFNQSL; this is encoded by the coding sequence ATGTTAGTAATCTCAGCCGCGCCAAAAAATTATTTCGATTATAAATCTGCTGTAAAGAAAGCCAAAAAATATTCTGCCGATTTAATTGAAGTAAGAATTGAAAACATTGATCCCGCCGTTTTTAAAAAAATCCTCAAAGATAAAACGATAGAAAAAATAGTCACATTTAGAAAAGAGAAAGTAAGCGGAGCGGCGCTGACTCGAATGAGAGAATTATACTCGATTGCTTTCAGTTCTGGCGCAGAATATATTGACATTGATTTTAGTTGGGGGAAAGAAATTATTGATGACCTAATTTCTAATTCGAGAAAGTCAAAAATCATTCTTTCGTATCACGATTTTCAACGCACACCGCGCTTAGCCGAGCTAAAAGTTATCTTAGGCAGGATGGAAAAAATTATTGCACATTCATATAAAATTTCTGTTCAAGCAAATAAGATGGAAGACAATGCAAGAATATTTCATTTACTTGAATCTGTGCAAAGCAAAAAAATTAAACTAACGGCTCATTGTATGGGCGAGCTTGGAAAAGTCAGTCGAATACTTGGAAAGAAGTATGGAACTTATCTAACCTATTCATCAATAGATGACGAAACAACAACCGCTGCAGGGCAGCTTCCAGTTGAAACAATTGCAGAATATTTGAATTATCACAAACTAAACAGAAAAACAAAAGTCTATGGGATAATCGGAAATCCATTAAAGCAAAGTAAAAGCTGGATATTTCATAATTATGGATTTTCAATGAATAATTTTAATGGAGTTTACGTAAACTTTCTAACTGATAATGTTCAAAGTTTTGCGAAAACTTTTGCTGGCTTAGTTGATGGTGTGAGCATTACCATCCCTCATAAGGAAAAAATTCTTTCGCTTTCTAAACAAGTTTCAGATTTGGTAGGATCAATCGGTTCTGCAAACACGGCATTATTTGCACATGAGAATATAATATTTTACAACACAGATTATTTAGCGGCAAAAAAGTTTATTTGCGAAAACTCATATCTGCAAAACAAAAATGTTTTAATCATAGGAGCGGGGGGAACTGCGCGGGCTTTTATTTTTGCGATGAAAGAGTTCAATAATAATGTTTACGTTACCAATAGAACAATTCAAAAATCAAAACAGCTTGCACAAGAGTTTGATGTTTTTTTACTTGAAAATATCAAACAAAAAGAAGTAAATTTTGATGTGGTAGTAAATGCAACACCAGGCGATAATGAATATTTACTTTCAACATTTAAGGGAGTGTTGAAAACCGGATCGGTTAAACTTACCATGGATGTTGCGTTAAATCCATTCGACTCGAAATTTATACTCCTTGCAGAGAGGCATAATTGCAAAGTCATTAACGGATTTGATTTCTTTCTCGAGCAGGCGCTTATTCAATTCAAACTGTTTACTAAATCTAATCTTTCCCGAAACCAAATGCGTAAATATCTTCTAAGGAATTTTAACCAATCACTCTGA
- the aroB gene encoding 3-dehydroquinate synthase: protein MEIELNLKKRSDRSYKIQIGRNNFFSLGKLISEKFSPDKCIIVTDTKIDKLYKSKIKSGLLSNKNFKTHLIKIPSGDKSKSQKVRDLLEREVILQHPTRNTILIALGGGVVGDITGLLASTILRGIKYVQVPTTIIAQVDSSIGGKTGINLPESKNMIGTIHQPSFVLIDIDFIKTLPVVEYLNGLAEIIKSSVIASNNLFRFLEDNFEKLLMRDPEVLQYCIEKCVRIKSGIVQQDETENGLRKILNFGHTIGHAIEAFSNYRVKHGFAVAEGMIVESRIANQMKILQASEFGRIAELISNLGLDRKFRSRYKFNLIWEKILFDKKKVKDKIVFSLPSKIGKCEFNIVVNKPIVKSAFEN from the coding sequence ATGGAAATAGAACTTAACCTAAAAAAAAGATCTGATAGATCTTATAAAATCCAGATTGGCAGAAATAATTTCTTCTCTCTGGGAAAGTTAATATCAGAAAAATTTTCTCCTGATAAATGTATAATTGTCACCGATACAAAAATCGATAAGTTATACAAATCAAAAATCAAATCAGGACTTCTTTCTAACAAAAATTTCAAAACACATCTTATTAAAATTCCATCTGGAGATAAGAGCAAATCCCAAAAAGTTAGAGATCTGCTCGAACGTGAAGTAATTTTACAGCATCCAACGAGAAACACAATTCTCATTGCACTCGGCGGAGGGGTGGTCGGAGATATCACTGGATTATTAGCTTCCACAATTTTGCGCGGAATAAAATATGTTCAAGTGCCGACAACAATAATTGCACAAGTAGACAGTTCGATTGGAGGTAAAACGGGGATAAATTTACCTGAATCGAAAAACATGATCGGGACGATTCATCAACCTTCATTTGTTTTAATAGATATAGATTTTATAAAAACCCTGCCGGTTGTTGAATATTTAAATGGTCTTGCTGAAATTATAAAAAGTTCTGTAATTGCTAGTAATAATTTATTTCGTTTTCTTGAAGATAATTTTGAAAAACTATTGATGCGCGATCCTGAAGTTCTTCAATATTGTATTGAAAAATGCGTTAGGATAAAAAGTGGAATTGTTCAGCAGGATGAAACCGAAAACGGGCTCAGAAAAATTTTAAATTTTGGTCACACAATTGGACACGCAATAGAGGCTTTCTCAAATTATAGAGTCAAACATGGCTTCGCTGTTGCAGAGGGAATGATAGTTGAGTCTCGAATTGCAAATCAAATGAAAATTTTACAAGCCAGTGAGTTCGGCAGGATCGCTGAATTAATTTCCAACCTAGGACTTGATAGAAAATTTCGCAGTCGGTATAAGTTTAATTTAATCTGGGAAAAAATACTATTTGACAAGAAAAAGGTTAAGGATAAAATAGTTTTTTCACTCCCCTCAAAAATTGGTAAATGTGAATTCAATATAGTAGTTAATAAACCTATTGTAAAATCAGCTTTTGAAAATTGA
- a CDS encoding glycosyltransferase family 4 protein: MNILFINSIQMWGGGEVFLMDIMSGLRERGHKIYLLCRYDTELAENAWKKKFDVTGMRFGGDLDPIVVWKTQKFMREKKIDVVCTNLDKELRFGGIAAKLAGVKAVIPSREVDVPLKNNLRYRFVYNFLVTHLIVNSNATKNSVMKSAPWLKENKISVIYKGISLRPYEIKPTKSLCEELGFNEKTKFVTFIGQLEKRKGIKYLLEAWKSIHSKHEDSVLLLIGKGPMKEYIEEFISSNNLESQIKLLGFRNDIPSILQQSYLLTLPSLYEGFGYVLVEAMAARIPTVATNVSSIPEIVDDKNTGLLVPIEDSIKLADAISYLLNHPNETKSMGMLGRKIVENKFKIDLMIDNFEKVFLQSIIM, encoded by the coding sequence ATGAATATTCTCTTTATAAATTCTATTCAAATGTGGGGCGGCGGTGAAGTTTTTTTGATGGATATAATGTCCGGGTTAAGAGAGCGCGGACATAAAATTTATTTACTCTGCAGATATGATACTGAATTAGCTGAAAATGCTTGGAAGAAAAAGTTCGATGTCACAGGTATGAGATTCGGCGGCGATTTGGATCCTATAGTCGTATGGAAAACGCAAAAATTTATGCGGGAAAAAAAGATTGATGTTGTCTGCACAAATCTTGATAAAGAACTCCGCTTCGGAGGAATTGCCGCAAAACTTGCTGGTGTCAAAGCTGTAATTCCAAGTCGAGAGGTTGACGTGCCGCTGAAAAATAATTTACGCTATAGATTTGTTTATAATTTTCTTGTGACTCATTTAATCGTAAACTCCAATGCAACTAAAAATTCTGTAATGAAGAGCGCACCTTGGTTAAAAGAAAATAAGATAAGCGTAATTTATAAAGGTATATCTCTTCGACCTTATGAAATTAAACCAACAAAATCGCTTTGTGAAGAATTAGGATTTAATGAGAAAACAAAATTTGTAACTTTTATCGGACAGCTTGAGAAACGTAAAGGAATAAAGTATCTGCTCGAAGCTTGGAAATCAATTCATTCTAAACATGAAGATTCCGTTCTGCTGCTCATCGGCAAAGGTCCTATGAAAGAATACATTGAAGAATTTATTTCGTCAAATAATCTCGAGTCACAGATTAAATTGCTTGGATTCAGAAACGATATTCCTTCTATTCTTCAGCAGTCTTATTTACTGACTCTTCCATCTTTATATGAAGGATTTGGTTATGTTTTGGTTGAGGCAATGGCGGCAAGGATTCCAACTGTTGCAACCAACGTAAGCAGCATTCCAGAGATTGTCGATGATAAAAATACTGGACTTCTCGTTCCTATTGAAGACTCAATTAAACTTGCTGATGCAATTTCTTATTTACTGAATCATCCAAATGAAACAAAAAGTATGGGGATGCTGGGGAGAAAAATTGTTGAGAATAAATTTAAAATAGATTTAATGATTGATAATTTTGAAAAAGTGTTTTTACAATCAATAATTATGTAG
- the aroF gene encoding 3-deoxy-7-phosphoheptulonate synthase translates to MIIVMQSSATTPEIENVLTHVQRIGLEFSILKNIEKTVILTQPNFDVNVDLFKSLPNVESVVTINEDYKLVYKNVNALETIIDLNDVKIGGRELTIIAGPCAVESEEQLKKVASSLKRNGVKILRAGAFKYRTNPYTFQGLGMRALEMLEQLKYDTGLKIITEVLDYNDLKYFEGIVDIIQIGARNMHNVNLLRAVGEISQPVLLKRNFSATLREFLFSAEYILIGGNKNVILCERGIRTFSDYTRNTLDMSIIPAIKQRSHLPVIVDPSHATGKRDYVIPMSLAAIAAGADGLMLEVHHQPELAYSDSDQAIRLEQFEELMKKAKKVAEAVGKTLSN, encoded by the coding sequence ATGATAATTGTGATGCAAAGCAGCGCAACTACACCTGAAATTGAAAATGTTTTAACACATGTTCAACGAATTGGGCTGGAGTTTTCAATATTAAAAAATATTGAAAAAACTGTAATCTTGACACAGCCGAATTTTGATGTGAATGTTGATCTTTTCAAATCCCTGCCCAACGTCGAGTCTGTTGTAACAATAAATGAAGATTATAAACTCGTATATAAAAATGTAAATGCCCTTGAAACAATAATCGATTTAAACGATGTTAAGATTGGGGGCAGGGAGTTAACAATAATTGCAGGGCCCTGCGCGGTTGAATCGGAAGAACAATTAAAGAAAGTTGCATCCTCGTTGAAAAGAAACGGGGTTAAAATTCTTCGTGCAGGTGCATTCAAGTACAGAACGAATCCTTATACATTTCAAGGATTAGGGATGCGGGCACTCGAAATGCTTGAGCAGTTAAAATATGATACTGGATTAAAAATAATTACAGAAGTTCTCGACTACAACGACTTAAAATATTTCGAAGGGATTGTTGATATAATCCAGATTGGTGCGCGTAATATGCACAATGTTAATTTACTTCGAGCAGTTGGTGAAATATCTCAGCCGGTTCTTCTTAAACGAAATTTTTCTGCCACTTTGCGAGAGTTTCTTTTCAGTGCTGAGTATATTTTAATCGGCGGGAATAAAAATGTAATTCTTTGCGAAAGAGGAATTAGAACGTTTTCAGATTATACAAGAAACACACTCGATATGAGTATCATTCCAGCTATTAAGCAACGCAGCCATCTGCCTGTGATTGTTGATCCAAGTCACGCAACAGGCAAACGCGATTATGTTATACCTATGAGTCTTGCAGCTATTGCTGCTGGCGCAGATGGACTAATGCTGGAAGTTCATCATCAGCCTGAACTCGCTTACTCGGATTCTGACCAGGCAATTCGTTTAGAGCAGTTTGAAGAACTGATGAAAAAAGCTAAGAAGGTTGCAGAAGCCGTCGGTAAAACACTTTCCAACTGA